In Bacteroidota bacterium, the genomic window AGGTGTCAGAACGTTGTCAGATACTTTGTTAGCTGCTTTTTCATAATACTTTGCTGCCTGCAAATTATCAGCTTTACGTTCGTAGCAACCGGCTATCCCTGCATAAACCGAAGCCTGTAAAAGTTTGTCAGAAAAACTTACATCCTCATATTCTGCAAGAGCTTTATCGGTTTCACCGATTTCATAATATGCGTTAGCCAAATAAAATCGTGCCATTTCTCCTGATTTTGTACCTCCGTATTCATCTACAATTTTTTTCAGACCGTTCAAACCTTTTTCGGGTTGTCCATCTATTGCAACATGATAATTATTTTGGTCGTAGAATTGGAATATTTTTCCTAATTGAATTGAGGCAAGCTCGTTGTTTGCCGCACGGTTATTTAAATAGAAGACAATAGCGATTACCACTACTACCAGACCTGTAAAAGCATAAGAAATATGTTTTTTATTTTTCTCGTAGAAGTTAAGTAAGTTAGAGTAAGTTGTAAGGAGAGGATCAACTTTCATTACTTTTTTTGAGAGTTTCTTTTTAGGACGAAGCATTTGATTGAATACCTTTATGTTTAGTTGAAAAAATAATAATTTAATAAAGTACGCCCGGCGCGATTCGAACGCGCGGCCTACAGCTTCGGAGGCTGTCGCTCTATCCAGCTGAGCTACGGGCGCGGATTAATGGTCAATTCCAAAGTTACACAAGTTAGCGAACTCCGTGATGCTAACTTATATGTAACTTTGAGAATCCCGCTGAATGAAATGAAGCGGGATGGTCAATAGTCAATTAGCAATTTACTATTAACAATTGGCTATTATCAAGGTTAAGCCTTGTGTAATTTTATAATCAACACATTTTTTGACGGTTTAAATTACAAAAAATAAGTGTTTTTAACAAATCTTCAGGGATTGTAATTCATTTTCTTGAGTTTTTCTATCACACGTGTTCTATTGTCACCTTGGATTTCGATTCGTCTTTCTTTCACAGTGCCACCAGCCCCGCAATACTGCTTTAATATGCGGGCAATTTCTTCCATTGTGCTTGGATTATGTTGTAAACCCGAAACTATCGTTACTATTTTCCCTTTTCTTCCTTTCTTATCCAGCAAAACACGGACAACCATACCTTTACCATCGTGCTTATGCCGGGAAGGGATGTTTTGGACCTGAGGTTTATTCCGTTCAGTTCCCGGTAAAAGCTGCTCCAAATCCGAAAGAGATGTTAATGTTTTTTGATGAGCCAATTATCTCGTCCCTATTACTGTAATCGAGTAAAGCCCACCACCCGATTCGAGAGTGTAATCGTACTTCTTTTCAGAAACAATATTAACGTTGTGGAAGCCCGCATTCTCGATGATGCCGATGTATTCATTCCGGCTCAGTGCGCCGCTTATACAGCCAGCCCAGAGTGCTGCATCTTGCCGCTCTTTTTCAGAAATCACACCATCAACAACGATATCCGAGACAGAAAATTTTCCATTCGGCTTCAACACGCGGTAAATTTCACTGAACGCCTTTTGTTTATCTGGAACAAGATTGATAACACAATTACTAATGACTCTATCGATTGTGTTGCTTTCGACAGGAAGAGCTTCAATTTCTCCGAAACGGAATTCTACATTAGTCGCACTTATTCTTATCTTGTTCTCGTTTGCTTTGCTAATCATCTCTTCTGTCATATCTACACCGATTACTTTACCGGTACTGCCAATATATTTCGTTGCAATAAAGCAATCGATACCGGCGCCTGATCCTAAATCAAGAACCGTCATTCCTTCTTCTAAATCTGCATAAGCGGCGGGTGTTCCACAACCAAGTCCAAGGTCTGCACCGTCAGGAATCGCCGCTCTGTCAGAATCTTTATATTGTGCAGACATGTCGAATACAACTTTGCCGTCGTTACTACCGCATGAGCAGCAGGAACTTTGAACAGCTTCCAGTTTCAAATCGCCCTTAGCGATCTGCCCATATTTCTGTTTTACGTTTTCTTTTATTTTATTGTTAGTATCCATAAGTCACTTTTAAGTTTTTATTTACAATAATAACCTACTAAAAATAATAGAGGTATGCAAAACTCATTCACGATTTTTTTATAGCATCTTGTCTTGCTTTGTAGAGCTTTTCAGTAAAGCCGCCTTCCTTTAAAAATGCCTGTTCAAGTTGGCGTAGCTGTTGATCTAGCAAGTAATTTGTTTGGTGTATAATGCAGATAATAGTGTTTGCCGCGATCTCTGGTATGCAATCTTCAACATATGTCCTATACAACTCGTATGACCTATCCACCTTGTAAGCAACATTCCTAACTTCTTTCGCCCTAGTATCATCCTTCCCCCATAACTGCAACCCATGTTGTCTTAGAAAATCTTGGTAATCTAAAAGCAGCTCTTCCAGACTTGCACGGGCTACGCCAACCAACTTGATTTCTGTTTTCTTTGAAGTGCCTGATGCCATACTACCCTCCGCGATGTTTTGCTTGCCGCTTCTTGCTGCCTGCACCATTTGATCTACAGTTCGCGAGCGTTTGTCTATAAACCGCTCACAGAATCTCACAGTCGCATCATAAACAATTTCTGCCATTTGATAGGATTTTAATTTTTGATAACCACCATGCGGTGGTATTATTTTATTTTCATTATTCATGATAGTAACTCTCCCTTGAATGCCTTCTGCATAAGACTCCCAAACAAATTCTCCAACACTTTTTCCGACTCACACTGCTTCGCCCGCAGCTGCTCGACCTTCTCGACCAGCGTGGCAAACTTTTGTTGCTCGGAAAGAGGTGGAACAGGTATCCTAACGTCGAGGACATCAGAATTATTCACAGCCGGATAGGATGCACCTTTCATCTTAGAGATTAGTTGCTTCACAAACGCAGGAAGCCGGGTAAAAGCGAAAAGATATCTGTTGTTCATCTTATTGTTTGTTCTCAACACACAAAAACCTGTTGAACATAATTGACCATCATATTCCGCTGAAACTAATGCAGTCGCATTAAGGTTTGGTCTTACAGTCGAAACAATCACATCACCTCTTTTTACTACACGTCTCGCCCGACTTGGTGCAACCTTACCAAAAAATTCTTTGGTTTCTGTAATGCGTCCAGCTTTGTTATCAATACTTTCTATATCAATATATTTAAACCACTTGTTCGGTTCCTTTTTCGGATCAGTCTGTTGGGTTCCAGTAATAAATTCGCTAATTGGTAATTTTTTATAATTCTTCTTTATAGACATTTCCAAAAACGCCGACTGCAAGAACTGCTCGGTGAGTTTGTTTGCCTGCCGACGCTTCTCCCGCGCCGCATCGGCTTTCTCAAGTATCGCCGCTATTTGCTTTTGGATGGGAAGCGGGGGAAGTAAAACCTTCATTTGCTTCAAATGACTCGGTCCAAAATTCAGTTGTGCAGAACCAGTAATAAGACGGTCGACTTGTTTTGTAAAATGTTTTGTTCTTAGGTAGAATTGAAAATAATTGATATCAAGTATTCTTGGATCAAGAGTTCTGAATCTGATGGTAGAAGTGTTCATACAAAGAGGTAAATGTCCCTTTTTTGCAAATGCAATTTTCTTATTAAAGTAATCTACCTTGATTCCTGAACTAGCAATAATAAGATCACCTTCTTCAACCATAAAATGCTTGTATTTAGAATAAGCCTCTTTGACGGAAATGTGTGTTGTTGTGTTATTAACCACTAATTCATTATCAACTATATTTCTGACATTCAGTAGCTTTACACCTTTATCGGTAAATTGATTATTTCTAACTCCAGGCCCTTCCTGAAACCATGCTATTGATGAAAGGTCTACTTCGGGAAAGATTCGGCTCACTTTAATTCCTTAATTATATCATTTATTGCTGAACTTATCTCTTTCTCTAACTGCGAAACCTTCTTCATAATCAACTCCGGCTTCTCGTACTCAATCTCCTTATGCTCGATCTCTTTGTAACGTGAGATGGAAAGGTCATACTTGTTGGCTCGGATTTCATCGGCAGGGACGAGGAAGCATTTGCCTTTCCTACCAACTCCGTCATTCCGAACTCCCGCCTGCCTGAGTGAAGCGGCGGGCAGGTGTTTCGGAATCTGATCCTTGCCGCTGAGTTTAGATCCTGAAACGAATTCAGGATGACTGGCTCGGTTTTTCCACTCCTTCACAATGTCCGGTATATCATTCTCCATTGTCTTCTGCCGCTTATCATCCAGCGAAAATCCATCTGCATCCATATCGTAAAACCAGACATTGTCCGTGGTTCCTCCCTTCTGGAAAACAAGCACGGCAGTCGATACACCCGCATACGGTTTGAACACACCCGATGGCATTGAAATAACTCCCTCAAGTTTACATTTATCGATGAGGATTTTTCTTGTCTCGATATGAGCGTTGCTCGTTCCAAATAAAACACCGTCGGGTACAATCACACCGCAGAGTCCGCCTGTTACAAGCAGGTCGTACATCAATTCAATAAAAAGAAGCTCCGTCTTAGTTGTCTTCACACTGAACCGCTCGTTGATGTCGCTCTTGTCTATAGAACCTTTAAACGGCGGGTTGGCAAGTATTACATCGTATATTTCTTTTTCCTTGAAAGTTTTCGAGAGAGCATCCATATAACGGAAATTGGGATTATCAATCCCGTGAAGCATCAGGTTCATCGCTCCGATTCGCGTCATTGTAGAATCAAAATCGTAGCCCGTAAGCGCCTGACTTTTCAGGAATTTTAAAAGCTTCTTATCTGCAATCTTATCGCCGATGAGATGATGCGGCTTGCCTTCGCTGTCGTACTCAAGCACATCGGCACTTGTATTCGATTCAAGAATATGTTCATAAGCATTCACGAGGAATCCGCCCGTACCTGCGGCGGGGTCGCAAATCCTGTCGCCCACTTTCGGGTTAACTAACTTCACAATCATTCTTATGATGTGCCTCGGCATGTCCCGCCGTTCGGCGGGATAAACTCCACTGTCCGTTCTTCCCCGCTGTAGTTAATTGCATGAGAAGGTATTCATAAAGATCGCCCTGCACATCGATGTTTTGCTCGCTGATGTGCATATCGTCTATAATCTTTACTGCCTCTTGCAGCAGCGATGCTTTTGGTATGATAAAGACAGCATCCTGCATGTACTGAGTGAACGAGCTTGTTTCACTTCCGAGATTGCGGAGAAAATCAAACACCGTATCCCGCACATGCTTCAACATCTGGTCGCCCGGCAACTGACTCCAGTAAGACCAGCGACACTTTTCATTGCCTTTGAATATCGACTTGTAGAGCGAACTGTCAGTTCGCTCACCTGATGACGAAGTATCACTTCGTCCTACACGCCTTTTCGCTGCCGCCGCGCGGGCATTGTCCATATCTTCAAGCCGCTTTAGGAATATTAGATACGACATCTGTTCGATGGCAGTGATTGGGTTGGCGATACCGCCCGACCAGAATTTATCCCAGAGAGCATCGACTTTAGATTTTAGAATTGGATCGGTTAGCATTTGTATTTACTTTCATCTTTATATTCT contains:
- the arsM gene encoding arsenite methyltransferase, yielding MDTNNKIKENVKQKYGQIAKGDLKLEAVQSSCCSCGSNDGKVVFDMSAQYKDSDRAAIPDGADLGLGCGTPAAYADLEEGMTVLDLGSGAGIDCFIATKYIGSTGKVIGVDMTEEMISKANENKIRISATNVEFRFGEIEALPVESNTIDRVISNCVINLVPDKQKAFSEIYRVLKPNGKFSVSDIVVDGVISEKERQDAALWAGCISGALSRNEYIGIIENAGFHNVNIVSEKKYDYTLESGGGLYSITVIGTR
- a CDS encoding restriction endonuclease subunit S: MSRIFPEVDLSSIAWFQEGPGVRNNQFTDKGVKLLNVRNIVDNELVVNNTTTHISVKEAYSKYKHFMVEEGDLIIASSGIKVDYFNKKIAFAKKGHLPLCMNTSTIRFRTLDPRILDINYFQFYLRTKHFTKQVDRLITGSAQLNFGPSHLKQMKVLLPPLPIQKQIAAILEKADAAREKRRQANKLTEQFLQSAFLEMSIKKNYKKLPISEFITGTQQTDPKKEPNKWFKYIDIESIDNKAGRITETKEFFGKVAPSRARRVVKRGDVIVSTVRPNLNATALVSAEYDGQLCSTGFCVLRTNNKMNNRYLFAFTRLPAFVKQLISKMKGASYPAVNNSDVLDVRIPVPPLSEQQKFATLVEKVEQLRAKQCESEKVLENLFGSLMQKAFKGELLS
- a CDS encoding tetratricopeptide repeat protein, with the protein product MLRPKKKLSKKVMKVDPLLTTYSNLLNFYEKNKKHISYAFTGLVVVVIAIVFYLNNRAANNELASIQLGKIFQFYDQNNYHVAIDGQPEKGLNGLKKIVDEYGGTKSGEMARFYLANAYYEIGETDKALAEYEDVSFSDKLLQASVYAGIAGCYERKADNLQAAKYYEKAANKVSDNVLTPEYLSLAGRNYGNGGKKENAVNIFKRIKKEFKESNVARDADRYIAEYSN
- a CDS encoding four helix bundle suffix domain-containing protein, translated to MNNENKIIPPHGGYQKLKSYQMAEIVYDATVRFCERFIDKRSRTVDQMVQAARSGKQNIAEGSMASGTSKKTEIKLVGVARASLEELLLDYQDFLRQHGLQLWGKDDTRAKEVRNVAYKVDRSYELYRTYVEDCIPEIAANTIICIIHQTNYLLDQQLRQLEQAFLKEGGFTEKLYKARQDAIKKS
- a CDS encoding translation initiation factor, whose protein sequence is MAHQKTLTSLSDLEQLLPGTERNKPQVQNIPSRHKHDGKGMVVRVLLDKKGRKGKIVTIVSGLQHNPSTMEEIARILKQYCGAGGTVKERRIEIQGDNRTRVIEKLKKMNYNP